A portion of the Meriones unguiculatus strain TT.TT164.6M chromosome 14, Bangor_MerUng_6.1, whole genome shotgun sequence genome contains these proteins:
- the Cebpa gene encoding CCAAT/enhancer-binding protein alpha, with amino-acid sequence MEPADFYEAEPRPPMSSHLQSPPHAPGSAAFGFPRGAGPAPPPAPPAVPEPLGGICEHETSIDISAYIDPAAFNDEFLADLFQHSRQQEKAKAAAAGPAGGGGGDFDYPGAPAGPGGAVMSAGAHGPPPGYGCAAAGYLDGRLEPLYERVGAPALRPLVIKQEPREEDEAKQLALAGLFPYQPPPPPPPPHPHASPAHLAAPHLQFQIAHCGQTTVHLQPGHPTPPPTPVPSPHPAPALAAAGLPGPGGALKGLAGAHPDLRSGGGGGGGAGTGKAKKSVDKNSNEYRVRRERNNIAVRKSRDKAKQRNVETQQKVLELTSDNDRLRKRVEQLSRELDTLRGIFRQLPESSLVKAMGNCA; translated from the coding sequence ATGGAGCCGGCCGACTTCTACGAGGCGGAGCCGCGGCCCCCGATGAGCAGCCACCTCCAGAGCCCCCCGCACGCGCCCGGCAGCGCCGCCTTCGGCTTCCCCCGGGGCGCGGGCCCCGCGCCGCCCCCAGCCCCACCTGCCGTCCCGGAGCCGCTGGGCGGCATCTGCGAGCACGAGACGTCCATAGACATCAGCGCCTACATCGACCCGGCCGCCTTCAACGACGAGTTCCTGGCCGACCTCTTCCAGCACAGCCGGCAGCAGGAGAAGGCcaaggcggcggcggcgggccccgcgggcggcggcggcggcgacttTGACTACCCGGGCGCCCCGGCGGGCCCCGGCGGCGCGGTCATGTCGGCGGGGGCGCACGGCCCCCCTCCGGGCTACGGCTGCGCGGCGGCCGGCTACCTGGACGGCAGGCTGGAGCCCCTGTACGAGCGCGTCGGGGCGCCCGCGCTGCGGCCGCTGGTGATCAAGCAGGAGCCCCGCGAGGAGGACGAGGCGAAGCAGCTGGCGCTGGCCGGCCTCTTCCCCTaccagccgccgccgccgccgccgccgccgcaccCGCACGCGTCCCCCGCGCACCTGGCCGCCCCGCACCTGCAGTTCCAGATCGCGCACTGCGGCCAGACCACCGTGCACCTGCAGCCCGGACACCCCACGCCGCCGCCCACGCCCGTGCCCAGCCCGCACCCCGCGCCCGCGCTGGCTGCCGCGGGCCTGCCGGGCCCCGGGGGCGCGCTCAAGGGCTTGGCCGGGGCGCACCCCGACCTCCGctcgggcggcggcggcggcggaggggCCGGCACGGGCAAGGCCAAGAAGTCGGTGGACAAGAACAGCAACGAGTACCGGGTACGTCGCGAACGCAACAACATCGCCGTGCGCAAGAGCCGGGATAAAGCCAAACAGCGCAACGTGGAGACCCAGCAGAAGGTGCTGGAGCTGACCAGTGACAATGACCGCCTGCGCAAGCGGGTGGAGCAGCTCAGCCGCGAGCTGGACACGCTGCGGGGCATCTTCCGCCAGCTGCCCGAGAGTTCCTTGGTCAAGGCCATGGGTAACTGCGCGTGA